Proteins found in one Bremerella volcania genomic segment:
- a CDS encoding DUF444 family protein: MGLKIDRDVHRFREIVRGRIRDNLRKYITHGEMIGRKGKDLVSIPVPSLDVPHFKYGKNKGGVGQGDGEVGDPIGKGDDGDGAGQAGNEPGRHILEVDVPLEELAAMMGDELELPKIEPKGDANISQYKNRYDSIRSTGPESLRHFRRTYVKALRRQIASGIYNPKNPIIVPVREDTRYRSWTSIPQPEANAAIIYIMDVSGSMTDDQKEIVRTEAFWIDTWLRSQYKGVERRYVIHDAGAKEVDENTFYHTRESGGTRISSAYKVAQQILEKEFPISEWNIYCFQFSDGDNWGEDNRTCMKMLENTLIPACNLFCYGQVESPYGSGEYMKSLVNQFGKNHETLILSHIEDKDAIYDSIKQFLGKGK; the protein is encoded by the coding sequence ATGGGGCTGAAGATTGATCGCGACGTACACCGCTTCCGCGAAATCGTCCGCGGCCGGATTCGTGATAATCTTCGGAAGTACATTACCCACGGCGAGATGATCGGCCGGAAGGGGAAGGACTTGGTTAGCATCCCGGTCCCCAGCCTGGATGTGCCCCATTTCAAGTACGGCAAAAACAAAGGGGGCGTTGGCCAAGGGGACGGAGAAGTCGGCGATCCCATCGGCAAGGGGGATGATGGCGACGGTGCCGGCCAGGCTGGCAATGAACCCGGCCGTCATATCCTGGAAGTCGACGTCCCGCTCGAAGAACTCGCCGCGATGATGGGGGACGAACTCGAGCTTCCCAAGATCGAACCGAAGGGAGATGCCAATATCTCCCAGTACAAGAATCGATACGACAGCATTCGCTCGACCGGTCCTGAATCGCTGCGTCACTTTCGCCGCACTTACGTGAAAGCCTTGCGGCGACAGATTGCCTCCGGCATTTATAACCCGAAAAACCCGATCATCGTCCCGGTACGCGAAGACACCCGCTACCGTAGCTGGACCAGCATTCCGCAGCCGGAAGCGAACGCGGCGATCATTTACATCATGGACGTCTCCGGTTCGATGACCGACGACCAGAAGGAAATCGTCCGCACCGAAGCGTTCTGGATCGATACGTGGCTTCGCAGCCAATACAAAGGGGTCGAACGCCGCTACGTCATCCACGACGCGGGCGCCAAAGAGGTCGACGAGAACACGTTTTATCACACGCGAGAAAGTGGCGGCACGCGGATCAGCTCCGCTTACAAAGTCGCTCAGCAGATCCTGGAAAAAGAGTTTCCCATTTCAGAATGGAACATCTACTGCTTCCAGTTTTCCGACGGCGACAACTGGGGCGAAGATAACCGCACCTGCATGAAGATGCTGGAGAACACGCTGATCCCGGCGTGCAACTTGTTTTGCTATGGCCAAGTCGAAAGCCCCTATGGCAGCGGCGAATATATGAAGTCGCTCGTCAATCAATTTGGCAAGAACCATGAAACCCTGATCTTGTCTCACATTGAAGACAAAGATGCGATCTACGACTCCATCAAGCAATTTCTCGGTAAAGGTAAGTGA
- a CDS encoding SpoVR family protein — MPITHRSFANLPEELAEVQVEIEQHALDYGLDFFPTIFELVDVEQLNAIAAMGGFPTRYPHWRFGMEFERLSKGYHYGLQKIYELVINNDPCYAYLLASNHYADHKLVMAHVYGHCDFFKCNQWFSKTDRKMIDQMANHGNRIRRYMNRFGVSEVENFIDACLSIEDLIDIHSPFIQRSRGEDRYKFEYNTDGDDAGQPARDYKLPAKGYMDNFINPRKKPSDDEEAPRPAMAIPVPDEPTKDVMLFLLKYAPLRPWQLDVLSMIRDEAYYFAPQGQTKIMNEGWATYWHSTIMTRHGLHASEVINYADHTSGTLASSPTRLNPYKLGLELLRDIEDRWNRGCYGQDYDDCDDFIERQNWNTEVGLGRGKIFEVRRIHNDLTFIDEFLTLDFCRRYKMFQFGYNESTEYYEIESREFPKVKQQLLFSLTNMGRPEIFVTDGNYKNRGELLLSHRHHGIELKMDYARDTLTNLYTLWKRPVHIQSTLDEQEVLLSWDGTHHECVKLETK; from the coding sequence ATGCCCATTACGCATCGCAGCTTCGCCAATCTGCCGGAAGAGCTGGCCGAAGTGCAGGTCGAAATCGAGCAACATGCGCTCGATTACGGCTTGGACTTCTTCCCGACGATCTTCGAGTTGGTCGACGTCGAGCAACTCAATGCGATCGCCGCGATGGGTGGGTTTCCAACGCGTTACCCGCACTGGCGTTTCGGCATGGAGTTCGAGCGGTTATCCAAAGGATACCACTACGGGCTGCAGAAGATCTACGAACTGGTCATCAACAACGACCCCTGCTACGCCTACCTGCTTGCCAGTAATCATTACGCCGACCATAAGCTGGTCATGGCACACGTGTACGGGCACTGCGATTTCTTCAAGTGCAATCAATGGTTCAGCAAGACCGATCGCAAGATGATCGATCAGATGGCCAATCACGGCAATCGCATTCGCCGCTACATGAATCGGTTCGGCGTTAGTGAAGTCGAAAACTTCATTGATGCCTGCCTGAGCATTGAAGACCTGATCGACATCCATTCTCCCTTCATTCAGCGATCTCGCGGCGAGGACCGCTACAAGTTCGAGTACAACACCGACGGGGACGATGCTGGCCAACCTGCCCGTGACTACAAACTGCCAGCCAAAGGGTACATGGACAACTTCATCAACCCGAGAAAGAAACCATCGGACGATGAAGAAGCACCGCGACCAGCCATGGCGATTCCAGTCCCGGACGAGCCCACGAAGGACGTGATGTTGTTCCTGCTAAAGTATGCCCCACTGCGTCCTTGGCAATTGGACGTGCTGTCGATGATTCGGGACGAAGCTTATTACTTCGCTCCCCAGGGGCAGACGAAAATCATGAACGAAGGGTGGGCCACCTACTGGCATTCGACCATCATGACGCGGCACGGCCTGCATGCCTCGGAGGTGATCAACTACGCCGATCATACCTCCGGCACCCTGGCCAGCAGTCCGACACGATTGAATCCTTACAAGTTGGGCCTGGAACTGCTCCGAGACATCGAAGACCGCTGGAATCGCGGCTGCTATGGCCAGGACTACGACGACTGCGATGATTTCATCGAGCGGCAAAACTGGAACACGGAAGTGGGCCTGGGACGTGGTAAGATCTTCGAGGTACGTCGCATCCACAATGATCTGACGTTCATCGACGAGTTTTTGACGCTCGATTTCTGCCGACGGTACAAGATGTTCCAGTTTGGCTACAACGAGTCAACCGAATACTACGAAATCGAAAGCCGCGAATTCCCCAAGGTCAAACAGCAGTTGCTGTTCAGTTTGACCAACATGGGTCGGCCCGAGATTTTCGTCACCGACGGCAACTACAAAAACCGGGGCGAGTTGTTGCTTTCACATCGGCATCACGGAATCGAACTGAAGATGGACTATGCCCGTGATACGTTGACCAACTTGTACACGCTCTGGAAACGCCCCGTGCATATTCAATCGACCCTGGACGAGCAGGAAGTACTGCTCAGTTGGGACGGAACGCATCATGAATGCGTGAAACTAGAAACAAAGTAG
- the hemQ gene encoding hydrogen peroxide-dependent heme synthase, with amino-acid sequence MSHGRPGSAPLPEPSIIPTEGWHCSHFYYTFDRALLTGYSPEELAAGSKEIIDILDPDSEASPKRLQVSIVNGHKADFALMLMDPNPLVIDSVHQRLMASSLGAALQPTYSFVSVTEISEYVPSIEQYAERLIREGEEKDSPSYEAKVNAYAKRLPMMNNQRLTPDFPPYPATCFYPMNKKRKVGENWFLLPFSARNALMAEHAQSGMQFAGKVSQLITVSVGLDDWEWGVTLWARNPEYLKDIVYKMRFDEASARYAEFGPFYTSYISKAEEMLKHCRIGNVY; translated from the coding sequence ATGAGCCACGGCCGCCCCGGTTCCGCCCCGCTTCCTGAGCCCTCGATCATTCCTACCGAAGGTTGGCATTGCAGCCACTTTTATTACACCTTCGACCGAGCCCTGCTGACCGGGTACTCGCCCGAGGAACTCGCGGCTGGCTCGAAAGAGATCATCGACATCCTAGACCCGGACTCGGAGGCCAGCCCTAAGCGTCTGCAAGTATCGATCGTCAACGGTCATAAGGCCGACTTTGCCCTGATGCTGATGGACCCCAACCCGCTTGTAATCGACTCGGTCCACCAGCGTTTGATGGCGAGTTCGCTTGGTGCTGCCCTGCAGCCGACTTATTCGTTTGTTTCGGTGACCGAGATCTCCGAGTACGTACCTTCGATTGAACAATATGCCGAGCGTCTGATTCGCGAAGGAGAAGAGAAAGACTCTCCATCGTACGAAGCTAAAGTCAACGCCTACGCCAAGCGTCTGCCGATGATGAATAATCAGCGGCTTACGCCAGACTTCCCCCCCTACCCTGCTACGTGCTTCTATCCGATGAACAAGAAGCGAAAGGTGGGTGAGAACTGGTTCTTGCTCCCCTTCTCGGCTCGAAATGCCTTGATGGCCGAGCACGCTCAAAGCGGCATGCAGTTCGCGGGCAAAGTTTCGCAGCTGATCACGGTCAGCGTAGGGCTGGACGACTGGGAATGGGGAGTCACCCTCTGGGCCCGCAATCCTGAATATCTGAAAGACATCGTCTACAAGATGCGATTCGACGAGGCGAGTGCCCGATATGCTGAATTCGGCCCCTTCTACACCAGTTACATCAGCAAGGCCGAAGAGATGCTGAAGCATTGCCGAATTGGAAATGTCTACTAA